The genomic DNA CGCCGTGGTTCCGGCGACGCCGGAGGCCGGAGACGACGTGGGGGCGGCCGGCGCGCTCGACATCGACCTCGACGAGACGGTCGAGACCGCGTTCAACGAACTGCAGGAGGCGCCCGAGGGACCCATCCGGTCGCTGGGCTACGAGACGATGCCGTTCGCGCCGCTGCTGGCGCTGCTGCTGGATTTCGGCGCGCTGGAACTCATCCTGGCGCGCGAGCGCGAGGAACCGCTCCAGTCCCCCGGAGAGCGGTTCGCCGGCGGGCCCTTCTCCCGGCTCGCGCCCGAGGACCGGATGCGGGCCATCCGCCTGCTGGAGGCCGACGGCCTGTTCCCGGCGCTCGACGAGCGGTACGACGCACCCATCGGCATCGTGGCCTACCTGATGCAGGGCGCGCTGTTCATCACGACGATGGCGGCCTACAGCGACTGGGGCGACGACGCCGAGGAGCCCCAGGGCTGGCAACAGGCCAATTATCCCGGCCCCGCCGACGGCTACGCCGTCCACATGGGCTACGAGGTCGACGAGTTCGAGGAGAACGACTACGGAACGGCCTCGACCGATGGGGGTGACGAGGCATGACGGGCTCCGGCATCGACATGGCGGACCCGGACGTGGTCGTCGTCGGTGCGGGCGGCGACGCCCCGGCGCTGGCGTGGCGCCTGGGTCAGCAGGGCATCGACGTGCTCATGCTCGAAGCGGGGCCGTTCCACGGGAACGAGCAGTTCCCGAACCCGCACGACGACCGCGGGAACGCCGCCTCAGCTGCGACCGGCGACCTCTCGGGGGATCTGCTGGACCAGCAGTTCACCGCCCGCGAGGGGGACATGGGCAGCCCCGTCGACGGCAAACTGCGCTGGGGGCCGGCGGACGCCGAGCGGGCGCCCTGGGCCCGGACGGTGCCGCAGACGGGCGTCATCTCGCAGGTGGCCGGCGTCGGCGGCACGACGCTGCACTACTACGGCAACCACCCGCGCGCGTTCGTCCCGGCCATCGACGACCAGCCCCACTGGCCCATCGACTACGCCGACCTGGTGCCGTACTACCAGCACCTGGAGTCGGTCCATCCGGTCAAGCCCGCGCCGACCACGCCGAAGGCGGAGCTGTTCTTCGAGGGGGCCCGCCGGTCGGGGTACGACCTCACGACCGGCCTGAACGTCGATGACGAGGGCTACCGGCCGTTCCCGAACGCCATCCACCAGCCCGACGAGGCACTCGCACGCGACGGCGACTACGACGGCGACTTCCGCGACATCGACGGCGATACGCTGGCCTGCCACGAGCACCAGGGCGGCCCACACCCGCGCGGCGCGGAGTTCGAGGACCGCGCGAAGCGAGGCTCGCTGGTCTCGCTCGTCCCGAAGGCGCTGGACACGGGTCACGTCGAGATCCGGCCGAACGCCTTCGCGACCCAGGTACTCACCCGCGCCGGCCCCGGGCCGCTCGAGGCGTGTGGCGTCGCGTACCGCGACACCTGGACCGGCCGGACTCGCCGCATCTTCGCCGACTGTGTGGTGCTCGCGGCGGGCTGCATCGAGACGCCGCGCCTCTGGCTCAACTCGGGCCTCCCGGACGACGGCTGGGTCGGCCGCGGGTTGACCACCCACCACTTCGATTTCGTCTCCGGGGTCTTCGACTCGGAGACGCTGGAGGATATCATCGGCCAGCGGAAGGTCGAACCCCACCAGGGACAGGCCGCCGGCTCGCGGCTCGACGTGCCCGGGAAGGGCGGCATCGCGGTCAACACCTTCGCGCCCGGCATCACCGCCTCGGTCATGTTCTCGGAGTCGGTCAACGGGTTCGCCTTCGAGAACGACACGAGCGGCGAGCCGTGGGACACCGAGGGGCGCATCACGGGGACGAAGCTGAAGGAGCAGATGAGCGACTACCGGCGGATGCTGACCCTCATCTGCCACACGGACGACCGGCCCCGCCAGGACAACGGCGTCTCGCTCGACGCGAACACCGAGGACGAGCACGGCCCCGTCGCCCGCCTCGACTGGTCGCCCCACCCCGAGGACGACGAGCGCCGGCTCGACCTCGCCCGTCGGTCGGCGAAACTGCTCGACGAGGCGGGCGCGACCCACATCCACCGGGCCGCCGCCGCGCCCATCTTCCTCCACCTGCAGTCCTCGATGGCCATCGGGAAGGTGCTCGATGCGGGCGGGGAGGCCCTCTCGGTCGACCGGCTGTTCGTCGCCGACCACTCCGCGCTCGCCAACGGCGTCGGCGGCGCGAATCCCACGCACACCGGGCAGGCGCTCGCCCTGCGGACGGCCGAGCATCTCGCCGAGCGCTACTTCGACGGCGTCGCCGACCCCATCCCCGCGGACCAGACGCCGGCGTCGGCCGACGACTGAGCGACGATCCGGCGGCCCACCGCTCCAGTCTGCGCCCGACCCGCTCTCCCCGTCGATGTCCCGTGGCGGCGTGAAGGAACACTCATTTACCGACGACCCGCGTCCCTCAGGCAGAGCGAGGCGGGACCGTCGGCTGACGGGCCCGGACGCGAGACGAAGACAGACACGACCCAGACGATCATGAACGAACGGACGCGAGAGTACCTCCGGGGCCGGTTTGGCGACCACTACCGGCGGGTCTCCATCGAGCCGCCGCCGCGCGCCAACGAGCGCGAGTGGGGGTACATCCCCTTCAGCGAGGGGGGCACCCGGATGGTCCGACACCGCGCGTGGATCGACCTCGTCGGCGGTGCGGACGACCTGGCGGACGCGCTGGCCGACGACTCCGTGCGCCCCCGGCACGTCTACTACTCCGCCGGGAGCTACGACGACCCCGGGGCGAACTCGATGGGGCAGAAGGGGTGGCGTGGCTCGGACCTCGTGTTCGACCTCGACGCCGACCACCTGCCCGGTGTCGACCCCGAGGAAGCGACCTACGCCGAGATGCTGGCGACCTGCAAGGACGCCCTCCTGCGCCTGCTGGACATCCTCGAATCGGATTTCGGCTTCACGGACACGGACGTCGTCTTCTCGGGCGGCCGGGGCTACCACGTCCACGTGCGCCGCGAGGACGTACAGGCTCTGGACCGGAGCGCGCGCGGCGAGATCGCCGCGTACGTCCGGGGCGCCGAGGTCGAGTTCGAGGACCTCATCCGGACGGAGGCGGTCGGCGGGGAGGCCGGGCGCAAGAGCCCGGCTGAGAAGCGGACGCTCCCACCCGACGGCGGCTGGAGTGGCCGGCTCCACGCCGAGCTCCTCGAGTTCGTCGACGAGGTGGCCGGGCTGGACGACGAGGCCGCAATCGAGCGGCTCCGCGAGTTCGAGAACGTCGGCGCGAAGAAGGCGGAGGGGGCGCTGCGCGCGATGCGGAACAACCGCGACGCCATCGCCGACGGCAACGTCGACGTCCACCCCGCCTTCTTCAGCGTGGCACGGACCCTCCTCGAGGACGAACTCGCGAGTGCGGGCGCACCCATCGACGAGCCGGTGACCACGGACATCAACCGGCTCATCCGGCTGCCGGGGAGCCTCCACGGCGGGAGCGGGCTGGAGGTCAAACCGCTCGACCGTGCGGAACTCGCGGACTTCGACCCGCTGGACGACGCCGTCCCGGAGACGTTCCGCGACAACGAGATCCGCATCACCGTGACCGAGGCGGGGCCGGTCGAGCTGCTGGGCGAAGCGTTTACCATGCAGGAGGGAGAGCAACGAGTGACAGAGGCACGGGGCGTCTTCCTCATGGCGAGGGGGCGCGCCGAGAAGGCACCCGAATGAGACACTCGAACTGATGGATCTGGACGAACTCCGAAGCGCGCAGAGCCGGGAACGACAGGCCTCCCAGCTCCAGCACCTGCGCGACGGCTTCTACGAGGAGGCGGCCAGCTTCATCCGTGGCCTGCGCACCGAGCGCGAGCGCGCGGCCGCGAACACGGACTACTCCTTCCCGTACGACGACCCGGAGGTCCAGCGGCTCACCAACGAGATCCAGACCGCCGAGGAGGTCGTCGAGTCGCTGTACGAGCGCCGCGTCGGCAAGGTCGTGAAGATGGCCTCCTTCGACGCAGCCGGAATGGCCGTCGACGCCGAGGGACTCACGGCCGAGGAGGCGGACCTCTTCGAGACCCTTGTCGGTGACATCGAGGCCAACCGCGAGCGCGTCCTCGACGCCCTCGCGGGCACGTCCGGCGACGGCACCGGACCGGGGACGTCGGCCGGCGAACCGGCCGAGACCGCCGCCGACGGCCGTGCCGCGAACGCGACCCCGGATACCCCCGGACGGGCCGACGCGCCGGCCGCAGGTGGCGACCAAGAGGGCCAGCCGCGCGCGGCCGAGGACGAACCGGTCCACATCGGCTCGGGCCCGGCCGCCGACGGCCCGGTCTCGACGGCAGACGAGGGGACCGACCCCGAGAACGCCTCGCCACCCGGGCAGGCACCGACGCCGGGAACGGGGACCCGGGAGGCCGGCGCGCCCGAGTCCCAGTCGGGTTCGGGGCCGGCATCGACGTCGGACTCCGGCCAACCAGCGCCACCGCGGGAGTCGTCCGACGGGAGCAGCGTCCCCGGGAACGGACCCGGCGACGCCGACCCGACGGACGACGCTATGGACGCGGCATCGGCGATGGGAGGCGTCGGAGACGGCGCGAGCGGCGAGGCGGGCCCAGGCGGGGCCGACGGCCGGTCCGCAGGCAGGGCGGACGCGAGCCCGTCCCCGGACCCGGAGCGCGCGCCGACCGAGACGCCACCGGCGGAGCGGGGGCCCGCCGCTGCGACAGCGACGACCGAGACCGCGGGCGGAACCACCGACGCCGTGACGACCGATACTGCGAACGGAGCAACCGACGTGGCCCCGGCCGATACCGCGAGCGGGCGCGCTGGCGACGCGACCGGCGACGCTGCAGCCGACCCCGGGCCGGATACCGCCGCCGAGGCGGGCCACCAGCCGGTCCCGCCCGCCGACGGCCCACCGGGGAGCGACCCGGTGCCAGCTGACGAGGCCGCGTCGCAGGAGCCATCCCCACCGGCCGACCCCGACCCGGCGCCAGCCGGCTCCGACTCGACGGCCGCCCCCACGACCGGGGACACCCCGAGGGAGGCGTCGGCCCGGTCGGACGCCGGTGGGGCGGACGCGTCAGGGACGAACGGCACGCTGGTCCAGGTGACGGCCGACGTGGGGGAGATCTTCGGCGTCGACGGCCGGGCGTACGACCTCGCGGCCGGCGACGTGGCGGTCCTCCCGGCCGACAACGCGGAGCTACTGGTCGGGGACGGCGAGGCCGAACGCCTGGACTCCGCGGTCCCCTTCTCCGGTCACTCGAACCGCTCCTGATACCAGCGGTCGATCCGCTCCCAGTTCGAGTCGACGACGAACGGGAGCGCCAGCAGCACCGTGATGAGGAGGATGGAGAAGACATCACCGGGGATGCCGAGCCGCGAACTCGGGATGGCCGACCCGAGGAACGCGCCGGTGTGCGAGCCGGCGATGACGAACAGTAACTGCCGGACGCTCCGTCGCCGCCGATCCGACCGAGTGGCCACCTGCTGGTCCTGGCTCATGTTCCAGGGTGCGATTGCGCGCCCCAAAACCGGTCCGGCTTCGATGGACGGTGCATCCGTCACCCCCCGACACGAACCCACACCGCCAGCGTGTGTCCGGGCCGCGAATCGGCGCACATGACGCGAGTCGAATGCGCGCCCGCGCGCTCACCACCAGCGACAGCCCGGCTCCCACCACCGCGACCACCACCACCATCGGCGTCACGTCCGGCCTCCCACCAAGGCGGCCGGACAACCCGCTGCCTGACGTGTGTCCGGCCTCCCACCGGTACACCCACCGTGCACCGGGGGTCGCGCTCTCGCGCTGCCCACCAAGGCGGCCGAACGACCCCGTTCCGTGCTCCGCTCCGTTTGCGGCCGCCCGCGCGGCCGACCGGGAGCCGTGGCGAGCTACTGGACCAGGCCGGAGACGACGCGTGACTCGGCCTTGCGCAGGTGCTCGTCGACGGTCGAGGGGGCACAGCCGAGGTTGTCGGCGATGTCCTTGTGCGTCGCGCGCCGCGGGACGTCGTAGTAGCCCTCCTCGACGGCCGTCTCGAAGACCTCCAGCTGGCGGTCCGTCAGCGGCGAGAGCAGGTCCTCTCCACCGGGGACGTACGGACCGGCGTTCTCGACGGTGAAGTCGAGCGCGCTCGGCAGCTGGCCCAGGGCCTCGCGCAGGTTCCCGTGCGTGCCGACGAGCGTCGCCTTGAGGCCGCCCTCGGTGAACTCCAGCGGCGTGTCGATGATGAGGGCGTTCTCGTGGGCGATCTCGAGCAGGGCACTCCCGTCGTCCGGGGAGTCGGCCTGGACGAACGCGTGGAACCCCTCCTCCTCGACCTCGACGACGTCGTAGTCGCGGACGCTGGCCCGCTGGGAGAGCGCGGTCTCGAACGAGTCACGGTCGCCCAGTAGCCGGTACAGCAGGACGGTCGTCCCGTCGGCCCGTGCGTCGACGTGGAGGAGCTCCTCTCGCGTGACGCTCCGGTGCCCCTCGATGAACCGGTCGACTGGGTGGATCGCGCGGTGCGTGGGTGACAGCGTGAGTTTGAGGTACTGCATTGTTGTTATGCCCCGGTTGCTCCCGGTGTACCTCCATCTGGATGCTACGGGTTAAAGAAGAAATTGACAACTGCGTCCAAAGGTTAGGTAGAGCGCCTCTAACCCAAGAATTCTACCCCAGGACCGATCGAAGGGGTACTTGAACACCCGGTGGAAACCTGGCACCCCATTTACCAGCGGTCGGCAGTCGCTGGGGGGTCGTTCCCCCGACGGCTCCGGCCATCCCGCCGACGTGAGCGCCGGAGGCCGGGCAACTGACCGGCGGCGGGCCGACGCAGCGGGGAGCATCCGGTGCACGCGCGCAGAGCATAACGACTATGCGCGGGCCAATCCGAGTTCGGGGTATGAGCGACTGGCCGCACGACCCCGACGGCGAGGAGGGGAGCGAGGGGATGCGCAAGTACGGACAGGCCATCCTCGCGAAGAAGCTCGACGAGGAGGAGGACTTCCCCCTCGAGCGCGACGCGTTCGTCGAGGAGTACGGCGATCACCCGGTCCGGCTGAACCACGACCGCGTCGTCAGCGTGGCCGACATCATGGAACACGTCGAGGAGGCGGAGTTCGAGGACTTCGTGGCGTTCCACAAGGCGGTCGGACACGCGATGCGCGAGAACGATATGTGGGAGATCACGCCCGAGGAGATCGGTCGGTAGCCGCACGGAGACCGGGCCGACGGCCCGCCCCCGGCCCCGAACTCGACAGCGCCACCGAGCGGCCGCACCGAACCACATCTCGGAACCGTGAACGGTAACGCATTTACTACGCACCCCCGGAGTCTCCGGCAGTGACGAACACGCAGGTCACCCTCGTTCAGATCGACAACTACGGGCCGTGGACGGTCACGCCGGAACCGCGTCGCGAGGTCGACCTCCAGACGCTCCAGTCCCGGCTGTACGCAGACCTCTCGCAGCTCATCGGCAACCGCGACGGGTACGTCTTCTTCACCCGCTTCGACAACATGATCGCGGTCACCAACGGGCTGGACCGCGAGGCCCACGCCCTGGTCCAGGAGTCGGTCGCGAACCGGTACCCGGTGACGGTGTCGCTGGGTGTTGCAACCGACCCCTCGCCCGCTGCCGCGCTCGGTGACGCGACGGACCTCCTGCAGGCCGCCGGCAGCGCCCAGGACGAGGACCGGACCCAGATCCTCGGTGGCGGGTTCCTCGCCGAGGACGACCGCACCGACGATGACGTCCAGATCGCCCACTTCGACGTGATCGACGCCACCGGGAAGTACACGGACCGGCTCAACGCCTTCGACTCGTTCATCCAGATCGAGCAGGGGTACGCCGAACTGATGCGGCATATGCGCCGGGCGCACGACTCGCTGTCGTTCTTCGTCGGCGGCGACAACGTCATCGCGGTCTGTCCGGACCTGGACCGGGCCGCCTACCGCGACGCCGTCGACCACGTCGCCGGCGAGGTCGACGTCGACCTGCAGGTGGGCGTCGGCCGTGCGAGAACCGCGCAGGATGCCGGGATGGGCGCGAAGCACGCCCTGGAGACCTGCCGGCACGAGGGCACGACCGTCGAGTTCGCGGACGGCCACGAGATTTAATACACCGGGACGCTCCGGTGTTCCGCCCCGAATGTGGGGAAAGGAACCGCTGTATGGTGAAATCCGGGTTTCATCTTTGACAGACTTTATATATTCTCCAATATAAGGGAACAGTTGACATGACACGGGAATACCGACGTCGTGATGTAGTGAAAGGTGCTGCCGGTCTCGGTGCTGTCGCGGGAGTCGCCGGCTGCACGCAGCTGGGTGGCGATGGCGGTGACGGTGGCGGTGGTGACGGCGGTGACGGTGGTGACGGTGGCTCCGGGGGAGCAGAGGCACTCGTCGTCATCGGCTATCCGGAGTCCGGGGTCCAGCTGTTCAAGGACTTCTACAGCGACTTCGACACCGACGTGCCCATCTTCGTCACTGACGGCCTGAAGGCCCCGGAACTGCCGGGGCAGGTCGGCAACGACATGAGCAACGTGACGGGGACGGCCCCGACCGCGGCCGGGCCGGGCCAGGAGTTCTTCACCAACCGATTCCAGGAGGAGTTCGGTGCCGAGCCGGGCGTGTTCACCTCGCAGGCGTACGACGCCAGCGCGGTCCTGATGCTCGCCAACCTCGCCGCCGGTGAGAACAACGGGAAGGCCGTCCGCGACCAGATGCGCGCGGTCGCCAACCCGAGTGGCGAGGAGTTCGGTCCGTCCGAACTCGCCGACGCCGTGGAGGCCGTCGCGGCCGGCGACGACATCAACTACGCCGGTGCCTCCTCGTCGGTCAACTTCGACGAGAACGGCGACATGCGCGCGGTCACCTACGAGGTGTTCGGCTTCACCTCCGACGGCGTGACCCAGCAGAGCACCATCGACTTCGGCGGTGGTGGCGGCGATGGCGGCTCCTCCGCCGACTACCCCGGCTCCTCGTCGGGCCGCACCGTGAAGTTCGGCGTCCTGATGCCGCTCACCGGCGACCTCGCCCCGGTCGGGAAGCCGATCCGCGACGGTGCCATCCTGCCGGCCCGCCAGCTCGAGGGGAACACGGACTTCACCTTCGACTACCAGGTCGAGGACACGCAGACCAACCCCGACGCCGGGGTCTCGGCCGCGGAGACGCTGGTCAACGCCGGCTACCCGGCGGTCACCGGCCCGGCCTCCTCCGGTGTGAACCTGCAGGTCTCGAAGCAGGTCTTCATCCCGAGCAAGGTCGTCGGCTGCTCGCCCTCCTCGACCTCGCCCACCGTGACGACGCTCGAGGACAACGACTACATCTACCGGACGCCGCCGAGCGACGCGCTGCAGGGCCAGGTCCTCGCACAGCTGGCTGCCGACAACGACGTCTCCAGCGTCTCCACGCTGTACGTCAACAACGACTACGGCCAGGCGCTCAGCCAGTCGTTCAAGAAGGCCTTCGAGGACAACCACGACGGCACCGTGCCCCAGCAGGTCGCCTTCGAGAAGCAGAAGTCCTCGTACACCTCGCAGCTCAACACGGCGCTCGGGCAGTAAGCGAACATCTCGGATTTCTGAATTTTTCACCTCTCGACCGAAGAGCTTCGCCATTACTGCCCATATACGTGACTCTAGTCGCATATCTCGTCGAGAATCGGATAACGAGTCCTGGAACGATCAGCGGACGACCGCGGTCGTCCGCGGCCTATCCGCCCAGGAAGTCCTGGCGGACCTGCTCGTCTTCGAGCAGCACGTCGCCGGCGTCCATGTACCGGTTCCCGCCCTGGACGAGGACGTAGCCCCGATCACAACGCCGGAGCGCCTCCTTCGCGTTCTGCTCGACCATGAGGATGGCCGTGCCGGAGTCGTTGATGCGGTCGATGCGGTCGAACATCTCCTGGACGAGGTCCGGCGCCAGGCCCGCCGAGGGCTCGTCCAGCATCAGGAGGTCGGGGTCGAGCATCAGCGCCCGGCCCATGGCGAGCATCTGGCGCTGGCCGCCCGAGAGCGTGCCGGCGCGTTGCCCCTCGCGCTCTCTGAGGATGGGGAAGCGGTCGTAGATCTCCTCGATGCGGTCCTCCGGGAACTCGTCGAGGATGTAGGCGCCCATCTCCAGGTTCTCGCGGACCGAGAGGCCGGCGAACACGTTCTCGTTCTGCGGCACGTACCCCAGCCCGAGGTGGATGATGTCCTCCGGGTTCATCCCGGCGATGTCCTCGCCGCCGAACTGGATGGACCCGCCCATGTACGTGGTGAGCCCGAAGATGGACTTCATCACGGTGGACTTGCCGGCGCCGTTCGGCCCGACGATGGTGACGTACTCCGCGTCATCGACGTTCATGTCGACCCCCGACAGGATCTGGAGGTCGCCGTAGCCGGCGTCGAGGTCGGTCACGTCCAGCAGCGAGTCCGTCGCGGACTTGTACTCCGAGGCGTCGCCGGCACGGGTGCCGGTGGAGACGCCGTCGTCGGAGTCGGCCGCGTCGCTCATACGTCACCTCCGAGGTAGGCCTCGATGACCTCCTCGTTGCCCTGGATGTCCTCGGCGGTGCCCTCCGCGAGCACCGACCCCTGGTGCATGACAATGATGTGTTCGCAGTTCTCCATGATGAGGTCCATGTCGTGCTCCACGAGCAGGAAGGTGTAGCCCCGGTCCCGGAGTTCGTGGATGCGCTCCAGCAGTTTCTCCTCCAGCGTCGGGTTGACGCCGGCGAACGGCTCGTCCAGCAGCACCATCTCCGGGTCGGTCATCAGCGCCCGTGCCATCTCGAGCAGTTTCCGCTGGCCGCCCGACAGGTTGCCCGCGAACTCCTCGGCGAGGTGGTCGATCTCGAAGAACTCCAGCGTCTCCCAGACCTCCTCGCGGATCTCGGTCTCTTGCTCGATGACGCCGCGCCGGAGCCCCGGGGTCACCGACCGGACGATGGACTCGCCCTTCTGCCCGCGTGGGGCGAGCATCAGGTTCTCCAGCACGGTCATCTCCTCCAGCTCGCGGGCGATCTGGAACGTCCGGACGAGCCCGCGGTTGGCGATCTGGTGGGGCTCCAGCCCGGTGATGTCCTCGCCGTTGAAGAAGACGTGGCCGGAGTTCGGCGTGTGGACGCCGGTGATACAGTTGAACGTGGTCGACTTGCCGGCGCCGTTCGGCCCGATGAGGCCCGTCAGCGAGCCCTCCTCCACCTCGAAGGAGGCGTCGTCGACCGCCGTGATGCCCCCGAACGTCTTCCGGAGGTTCTGGACCCGGAGCGGGAGGCCACGCGGGGTCTCCTGGGCCTGCCGCTCGATGTCGGAGTCGTCCGTCTCGGGGAGTTCGTCGGGGGCCTTCGCCTGTGTCGCTGCGGCCCCCGCGGCGCCTGCGGCTCCCGCGCTGCGGGCCTCGGTGTCCGATTCGTCCGCGGTCGGTTCCTCGACCGGGTCGGGTTCCCCGGGTGCGTCGGACTCCTCGGGTGAGCCGGACTCCCCGGTCGGTTCCGACGCATCGTCGGCCGGGCCCGCGGGGTCGTCGTGACCGTCGTCGGGGTCCGTGGCGTCCTCGTGCTCCTCGGCGCCCGGGTCGGTCTCCTCCTCGGAGTCACTCATCGGTCTCACCTCCGTCCGCCGCGGGACGGCCGCCGCCGGTACCGCCCTCGCCGTCGGGACGGACCGAGAGGTCGACGCTGGCGGCAGTCTCCTTGCGGTGGCCCAGCAGGCCGTCCGGACGGTAGATCATCACGAGGATGAGCACCACGCCAAGGAGGACGAACCGGAGCGAGGAGATGTTGTCGAGCATGTAGACGACGAACCCGCCGGGGCCGATGGCCAGCGCGTCGACGAACGTCGTCGGCGTGGCATCGATGACGCCCTGCAGTGCGTTGTCGACGAGCCCCGCGATGGCGGGCGGGCCCTGGAACAGGAGCGAGGCGAACACCGCGCCGCCGATGACGCTACCCGTGTTCGACCCCGAGCCGCCGATGATGAGCGCGATGAAGATGTAGAACGTCGCGATGGGGAGGAACGAGGTCGGCGTCGTGCTGCCTCCGGCACCACGCCAGAGGATGCCGCCGATGCCCATCAGCGCACAGCCGACGACGAACGCGACGATCTTGAACCGGTTCGTGTCCTTGCCCAGCGAGTTCGCGACGATCTCGTCCTCGCGGATGGCCTTCAGCACGCGGCCGAACGGGGAGTTGCCCGTCCGGATGAGGATGGCGTAGAACAGCCCCACGACGAGGACGAGGAAGATGGCGTACGCCCAGCCCAGCATCACGGAGTCCTCGATCCCGGCGGCCGTCCCGATGCCGAACCAGAAGTCCCCGAGTGCCGTCGGGTTCGAGTTGGTCGCCGGGTTCGCGAACA from Haloglomus litoreum includes the following:
- the priS gene encoding DNA primase small subunit PriS — encoded protein: MNERTREYLRGRFGDHYRRVSIEPPPRANEREWGYIPFSEGGTRMVRHRAWIDLVGGADDLADALADDSVRPRHVYYSAGSYDDPGANSMGQKGWRGSDLVFDLDADHLPGVDPEEATYAEMLATCKDALLRLLDILESDFGFTDTDVVFSGGRGYHVHVRREDVQALDRSARGEIAAYVRGAEVEFEDLIRTEAVGGEAGRKSPAEKRTLPPDGGWSGRLHAELLEFVDEVAGLDDEAAIERLREFENVGAKKAEGALRAMRNNRDAIADGNVDVHPAFFSVARTLLEDELASAGAPIDEPVTTDINRLIRLPGSLHGGSGLEVKPLDRAELADFDPLDDAVPETFRDNEIRITVTEAGPVELLGEAFTMQEGEQRVTEARGVFLMARGRAEKAPE
- a CDS encoding ABC transporter substrate-binding protein; this translates as MTREYRRRDVVKGAAGLGAVAGVAGCTQLGGDGGDGGGGDGGDGGDGGSGGAEALVVIGYPESGVQLFKDFYSDFDTDVPIFVTDGLKAPELPGQVGNDMSNVTGTAPTAAGPGQEFFTNRFQEEFGAEPGVFTSQAYDASAVLMLANLAAGENNGKAVRDQMRAVANPSGEEFGPSELADAVEAVAAGDDINYAGASSSVNFDENGDMRAVTYEVFGFTSDGVTQQSTIDFGGGGGDGGSSADYPGSSSGRTVKFGVLMPLTGDLAPVGKPIRDGAILPARQLEGNTDFTFDYQVEDTQTNPDAGVSAAETLVNAGYPAVTGPASSGVNLQVSKQVFIPSKVVGCSPSSTSPTVTTLEDNDYIYRTPPSDALQGQVLAQLAADNDVSSVSTLYVNNDYGQALSQSFKKAFEDNHDGTVPQQVAFEKQKSSYTSQLNTALGQ
- a CDS encoding DUF5785 family protein; the protein is MSDWPHDPDGEEGSEGMRKYGQAILAKKLDEEEDFPLERDAFVEEYGDHPVRLNHDRVVSVADIMEHVEEAEFEDFVAFHKAVGHAMRENDMWEITPEEIGR
- a CDS encoding branched-chain amino acid ABC transporter permease, with protein sequence MTDGSPDTPRTAPDGGTTVEPPSDGLLDSKGARDALLVLGLMAGLYVLFALISMGQGNDFNGLVNTLQRITFLSAVYAMLVLALNLHWGYTGLFNIGIAGFMMVGVYTFGIITGSPEATGTTGAPGLGLPIWAGFIGGALMAGFFGFLAALPALRLDADYLAIVTIGFSEMIRLTINSTTLQTLEIGGIEIGTGGASGIIFPGPDLLVRGLLFANPATNSNPTALGDFWFGIGTAAGIEDSVMLGWAYAIFLVLVVGLFYAILIRTGNSPFGRVLKAIREDEIVANSLGKDTNRFKIVAFVVGCALMGIGGILWRGAGGSTTPTSFLPIATFYIFIALIIGGSGSNTGSVIGGAVFASLLFQGPPAIAGLVDNALQGVIDATPTTFVDALAIGPGGFVVYMLDNISSLRFVLLGVVLILVMIYRPDGLLGHRKETAASVDLSVRPDGEGGTGGGRPAADGGETDE
- a CDS encoding GMC family oxidoreductase N-terminal domain-containing protein, whose translation is MTGSGIDMADPDVVVVGAGGDAPALAWRLGQQGIDVLMLEAGPFHGNEQFPNPHDDRGNAASAATGDLSGDLLDQQFTAREGDMGSPVDGKLRWGPADAERAPWARTVPQTGVISQVAGVGGTTLHYYGNHPRAFVPAIDDQPHWPIDYADLVPYYQHLESVHPVKPAPTTPKAELFFEGARRSGYDLTTGLNVDDEGYRPFPNAIHQPDEALARDGDYDGDFRDIDGDTLACHEHQGGPHPRGAEFEDRAKRGSLVSLVPKALDTGHVEIRPNAFATQVLTRAGPGPLEACGVAYRDTWTGRTRRIFADCVVLAAGCIETPRLWLNSGLPDDGWVGRGLTTHHFDFVSGVFDSETLEDIIGQRKVEPHQGQAAGSRLDVPGKGGIAVNTFAPGITASVMFSESVNGFAFENDTSGEPWDTEGRITGTKLKEQMSDYRRMLTLICHTDDRPRQDNGVSLDANTEDEHGPVARLDWSPHPEDDERRLDLARRSAKLLDEAGATHIHRAAAAPIFLHLQSSMAIGKVLDAGGEALSVDRLFVADHSALANGVGGANPTHTGQALALRTAEHLAERYFDGVADPIPADQTPASADD
- a CDS encoding ABC transporter ATP-binding protein → MSDAADSDDGVSTGTRAGDASEYKSATDSLLDVTDLDAGYGDLQILSGVDMNVDDAEYVTIVGPNGAGKSTVMKSIFGLTTYMGGSIQFGGEDIAGMNPEDIIHLGLGYVPQNENVFAGLSVRENLEMGAYILDEFPEDRIEEIYDRFPILREREGQRAGTLSGGQRQMLAMGRALMLDPDLLMLDEPSAGLAPDLVQEMFDRIDRINDSGTAILMVEQNAKEALRRCDRGYVLVQGGNRYMDAGDVLLEDEQVRQDFLGG
- a CDS encoding helix-turn-helix domain-containing protein — translated: MQYLKLTLSPTHRAIHPVDRFIEGHRSVTREELLHVDARADGTTVLLYRLLGDRDSFETALSQRASVRDYDVVEVEEEGFHAFVQADSPDDGSALLEIAHENALIIDTPLEFTEGGLKATLVGTHGNLREALGQLPSALDFTVENAGPYVPGGEDLLSPLTDRQLEVFETAVEEGYYDVPRRATHKDIADNLGCAPSTVDEHLRKAESRVVSGLVQ
- a CDS encoding ATP-binding cassette domain-containing protein codes for the protein MSDSEEETDPGAEEHEDATDPDDGHDDPAGPADDASEPTGESGSPEESDAPGEPDPVEEPTADESDTEARSAGAAGAAGAAATQAKAPDELPETDDSDIERQAQETPRGLPLRVQNLRKTFGGITAVDDASFEVEEGSLTGLIGPNGAGKSTTFNCITGVHTPNSGHVFFNGEDITGLEPHQIANRGLVRTFQIARELEEMTVLENLMLAPRGQKGESIVRSVTPGLRRGVIEQETEIREEVWETLEFFEIDHLAEEFAGNLSGGQRKLLEMARALMTDPEMVLLDEPFAGVNPTLEEKLLERIHELRDRGYTFLLVEHDMDLIMENCEHIIVMHQGSVLAEGTAEDIQGNEEVIEAYLGGDV
- a CDS encoding GTP cyclohydrolase III — translated: MTNTQVTLVQIDNYGPWTVTPEPRREVDLQTLQSRLYADLSQLIGNRDGYVFFTRFDNMIAVTNGLDREAHALVQESVANRYPVTVSLGVATDPSPAAALGDATDLLQAAGSAQDEDRTQILGGGFLAEDDRTDDDVQIAHFDVIDATGKYTDRLNAFDSFIQIEQGYAELMRHMRRAHDSLSFFVGGDNVIAVCPDLDRAAYRDAVDHVAGEVDVDLQVGVGRARTAQDAGMGAKHALETCRHEGTTVEFADGHEI